One Maribacter dokdonensis DSW-8 genomic region harbors:
- a CDS encoding aspartate/glutamate racemase family protein encodes MKKIGLIGGITWQSTQLYYQLLNTMVAEELGGQSSCHCIIESVNFAEFSKKQAAGDWDALHKEMTNIALRLQDAGAEIIVICANTMHLSAQIMKKSLTVPVLHIVEVIGKAIQAKGCKKVLLLGTRYTMEMDFFKDILRGQFGIEALVPNKNDRVTVHNIIYNELAKGMIKDESRKKYVDIIKKGENEGAQAVILGCTEIPLLISQADCDIPAFDTTKEHAKAAVEFALG; translated from the coding sequence ATGAAAAAAATAGGATTAATAGGTGGTATTACTTGGCAGTCTACTCAGTTGTACTACCAATTGTTAAATACAATGGTGGCAGAAGAACTGGGCGGACAAAGTTCTTGTCACTGCATTATTGAATCTGTGAACTTTGCTGAGTTTTCTAAAAAACAAGCAGCAGGAGATTGGGATGCTTTGCATAAAGAAATGACGAATATTGCATTAAGGCTGCAAGATGCCGGAGCAGAAATTATCGTTATTTGCGCCAATACTATGCACCTAAGTGCTCAAATAATGAAGAAAAGTTTGACTGTTCCGGTGCTTCATATTGTTGAAGTAATCGGTAAGGCTATACAAGCCAAAGGTTGTAAAAAGGTTTTGTTGTTGGGTACCAGGTATACCATGGAAATGGATTTTTTCAAGGATATCCTTAGAGGTCAATTTGGTATTGAAGCTTTGGTTCCAAACAAAAATGATAGAGTTACGGTGCATAACATCATTTATAATGAACTTGCAAAAGGTATGATTAAAGATGAGTCTAGAAAAAAATATGTGGATATCATCAAAAAAGGGGAGAATGAAGGTGCACAAGCCGTAATTTTGGGCTGTACGGAAATACCATTGTTAATTTCCCAAGCAGATTGTGACATACCTGCATTTGACACAACAAAGGAGCATGCTAAAGCTGCCGTTGAGTTTGCATTAGGGTAA
- a CDS encoding class I SAM-dependent methyltransferase encodes MSKEYDQITALHYAAYRPSLHEDILKTYLPTTPKSNYGLDIGCGTGQSAIALSKFCNTVVGVDPSKEMIKKSIKHTGVSYELMETKTLNFDSDRFDIITFAGSLFYAKSQEILDECIRVSKVNSLIIAYDFEILLTDILKLLGVGTETGVNSDYDHKINFSGLHTTNVHLNSQYKQSIRFDITVADLAHVLLSSKNDYITMANTFGTENLFEKLQQELENKLNTTHTTIKANTFLSAYTVKKYGL; translated from the coding sequence ATGAGTAAAGAGTATGACCAAATAACAGCCTTGCATTACGCAGCTTATAGACCTTCTTTACATGAAGATATTCTAAAAACGTATCTTCCCACTACCCCTAAAAGTAATTATGGATTAGACATTGGTTGCGGTACTGGGCAATCTGCCATAGCCCTATCCAAATTTTGCAATACCGTAGTTGGTGTTGACCCAAGTAAGGAGATGATCAAAAAGTCCATTAAACACACTGGCGTTAGCTATGAGTTAATGGAAACCAAAACCCTGAACTTTGACAGTGATAGGTTTGATATCATTACGTTTGCAGGGTCATTATTTTATGCAAAATCTCAAGAAATACTAGATGAATGCATAAGGGTATCAAAAGTTAATTCCCTCATCATAGCTTATGATTTTGAAATTCTTTTGACAGATATATTAAAACTGCTTGGCGTAGGTACAGAAACAGGTGTGAATTCTGACTATGATCATAAAATCAACTTTTCTGGACTACATACCACGAACGTACATTTAAATAGCCAGTATAAACAGTCAATTCGCTTTGATATCACAGTAGCCGATTTAGCACATGTGTTGTTGTCCTCTAAAAACGACTACATAACAATGGCAAATACTTTTGGAACAGAAAATTTATTTGAAAAGCTACAACAAGAATTAGAAAACAAGTTGAATACAACCCATACTACAATAAAAGCAAACACATTTTTAAGCGCATATACGGTAAAAAAATATGGGTTGTAA
- a CDS encoding DUF4249 family protein: MKNYIKSIIALFTVILTGCTDVIDVDVQTDTLRLVVEASLDWEKGTTGNDQVITLRTSTPFFDTQNTNVTGAEVTVTNNDTGEVFRFTDQNDGTYSTSTFQPQLFATYTLEIVYNGERYVAEDTMNPVPNITEIYQDTEDGFDDEAIELHIVFTDFEDEGDNYLFKFERPQDLLPTLETGDDEFINGNEVDWWYEIDDDEDEEIKPLLSGDVVNISMHGISRSYFNYMDIVIDQIGGVGIFEATPVDVRGNCINTTNPDNYAHGYFRVTETNKVSYTVE, translated from the coding sequence ATGAAAAATTATATAAAATCAATAATAGCCCTGTTCACCGTTATTCTTACGGGTTGTACAGATGTTATAGATGTTGACGTACAAACAGATACCTTACGTTTGGTGGTAGAGGCTTCCTTAGACTGGGAAAAAGGAACTACGGGTAATGATCAAGTGATTACGTTACGTACGTCCACACCTTTTTTTGACACTCAAAATACCAATGTTACGGGTGCGGAAGTTACTGTGACCAATAACGATACTGGAGAAGTTTTTCGTTTTACCGATCAGAATGATGGCACCTATTCCACAAGTACCTTTCAACCTCAATTGTTTGCCACCTATACTTTGGAAATTGTATATAATGGAGAACGGTATGTTGCTGAAGATACTATGAATCCTGTTCCCAATATTACCGAAATCTACCAAGATACGGAAGATGGGTTTGATGATGAAGCTATTGAACTGCATATTGTATTTACCGATTTTGAGGACGAAGGCGATAATTACCTTTTTAAGTTTGAACGACCACAAGACCTGTTACCTACTTTGGAAACAGGTGATGATGAGTTTATAAACGGGAACGAAGTGGACTGGTGGTATGAGATCGATGATGATGAGGACGAGGAAATAAAACCGTTATTATCTGGTGATGTAGTAAATATCAGCATGCACGGTATTTCTAGATCGTATTTTAACTATATGGATATTGTTATAGACCAAATTGGCGGCGTAGGTATTTTTGAAGCTACACCGGTAGATGTTCGTGGCAATTGCATTAATACGACCAACCCAGATAATTATGCCCATGGTTATTTTAGGGTAACGGAAACCAATAAGGTAAGTTATACGGTAGAGTAG
- a CDS encoding ThuA domain-containing protein, producing MKTRFLQLTCFIILTSHQMTYAQDQFKVLLFTVQDTWHYECIPKAVDAFHKMSVEHQFKFDWTQSAEDLAKKLPSYDVVVFLNANTDNLSNEQLNVLKEHIHNGKGFVGVHSTSDSDIRNPWFDILVGGVFKDHPKFQSAVLTNHDSNFPSNMHLPEKWLWSEEWYNFKLLKSDKITVLLSVNEKTYDYQKGYDEIPLEGMGDHHPIAWYQLFEGGRSFYTTLGHKPEAFQKQNYIDHLYGGIYWAAQGALKQK from the coding sequence ATGAAAACTAGATTTTTACAATTAACATGTTTCATCATTTTAACTTCCCATCAAATGACCTATGCCCAAGACCAATTTAAAGTGCTGTTGTTTACAGTACAAGATACCTGGCATTATGAGTGTATTCCTAAAGCCGTAGACGCTTTTCATAAAATGTCAGTAGAGCACCAATTTAAGTTTGATTGGACGCAAAGCGCAGAAGACCTTGCCAAAAAATTACCGTCTTACGATGTGGTGGTCTTTTTAAATGCAAACACGGACAATTTAAGCAATGAACAGCTTAATGTTCTCAAAGAGCACATACACAATGGAAAAGGTTTTGTAGGCGTACATTCAACATCTGATAGTGATATTAGAAACCCGTGGTTTGATATTCTTGTGGGTGGGGTTTTTAAGGACCATCCAAAATTTCAATCTGCCGTATTGACCAATCATGATTCAAATTTCCCTTCAAACATGCACCTACCGGAAAAATGGTTATGGAGTGAGGAGTGGTACAATTTTAAATTATTAAAATCAGATAAAATCACAGTACTCTTATCCGTAAACGAAAAAACCTACGATTATCAAAAAGGATATGACGAGATACCGCTTGAAGGTATGGGCGATCATCACCCCATAGCTTGGTATCAACTATTTGAAGGAGGTCGCTCATTTTATACAACACTTGGTCATAAACCAGAAGCCTTTCAAAAACAAAATTATATAGACCACTTATACGGTGGAATCTATTGGGCTGCGCAAGGTGCACTAAAGCAAAAATGA
- a CDS encoding winged helix-turn-helix transcriptional regulator, which yields MNTKKYCPLDHTMNLIGTKWKPIVLFHLLDGALRSGVLQKKVPGISNKMFTQTVRELEKHGLVERIVYPVVPPKVEYGLTERGKSLKTILLSLDSWGANDTSNKLV from the coding sequence ATGAATACTAAAAAATATTGCCCGTTAGACCATACGATGAATCTAATTGGTACCAAATGGAAACCTATTGTACTTTTTCATTTATTGGATGGCGCATTGCGATCGGGAGTATTACAGAAAAAAGTACCGGGAATATCCAATAAAATGTTTACACAAACCGTACGCGAATTGGAAAAACATGGCTTGGTAGAACGTATAGTGTATCCTGTTGTTCCTCCAAAAGTAGAATATGGTTTGACCGAACGAGGAAAATCCCTTAAAACTATTTTACTTAGTCTTGACTCATGGGGAGCCAATGACACCTCTAATAAGCTAGTTTAA
- a CDS encoding VOC family protein yields MDKNKEYPKSFSHIGITVLDLKKAVKFYSEVMGWYVIMKPSKIKKEKETAIGLMCIDVFGDDWEEFEIAHMSTSDGIGVELFSFPHGVKEAPEFNPFNTGLFHFCIQDPNIEDLVAKIVAHGGKQRMPIRSYYPNDKPYKMCYVEDPFGIVFEVYTHSYELTYSSGAYSE; encoded by the coding sequence ATGGATAAGAATAAAGAATACCCAAAATCATTTTCGCATATTGGCATTACAGTACTGGACTTAAAGAAAGCGGTAAAATTTTACTCAGAAGTAATGGGTTGGTACGTAATTATGAAACCATCAAAAATTAAAAAAGAAAAAGAAACAGCGATTGGTTTAATGTGTATTGATGTTTTTGGTGATGATTGGGAAGAGTTTGAAATTGCACATATGTCTACCTCAGATGGTATAGGTGTAGAATTGTTCTCTTTTCCTCATGGAGTTAAAGAAGCACCGGAATTTAATCCGTTTAATACAGGATTATTTCATTTTTGCATTCAAGACCCAAATATAGAAGATTTGGTCGCTAAAATTGTGGCGCATGGAGGCAAACAGCGTATGCCTATACGTTCATACTATCCAAATGACAAACCCTATAAAATGTGTTATGTTGAAGACCCTTTTGGGATTGTTTTTGAAGTATACACGCACAGTTATGAATTAACCTATTCGTCTGGCGCGTATTCAGAATAG
- a CDS encoding RNA polymerase sigma factor, with product METEIRFTHRSLVERSKTGDRTSQYQLYELYVDAMYNVSMRFLGIKEDAEDIVQDSFVDAFKNLDRFKYESSFGAWLKRIVINKSINHLKAKRLPLTSMDEHEYHLTDEVEIEKVNAMDILKVKSGIEKLPLGYKQIINLYLLEGYDHNEISDVLGITTSTSKSQYHRAKKKLVEIINGL from the coding sequence TTGGAAACCGAAATTCGTTTTACGCATCGATCCCTTGTTGAGCGCAGCAAGACTGGCGATAGAACCTCGCAGTATCAACTGTACGAGCTCTATGTTGATGCCATGTACAACGTTAGTATGCGGTTTTTGGGAATTAAGGAAGATGCCGAAGATATTGTGCAAGATAGTTTTGTAGATGCTTTCAAAAACCTGGATAGGTTTAAATATGAGTCTTCTTTTGGTGCTTGGTTAAAACGTATTGTCATTAATAAGAGTATTAACCATTTAAAGGCAAAGCGGCTACCGCTTACCTCTATGGATGAGCATGAATACCACCTAACCGATGAAGTGGAAATTGAAAAAGTGAATGCCATGGATATTTTAAAAGTGAAATCTGGTATTGAAAAACTTCCATTAGGGTATAAGCAAATAATAAACCTTTACCTATTGGAAGGATATGATCACAATGAGATTAGTGATGTTTTGGGCATAACCACATCTACCTCTAAATCACAGTATCACAGAGCAAAAAAGAAATTAGTAGAAATTATAAACGGATTGTAA
- a CDS encoding sugar phosphate isomerase/epimerase family protein, whose translation MKFTISIFLLFILIGTNTVFSQMPIAEQADRLQQYLGFWVSSLDHTTDSVASIPHIKMNNYPTMDHTAMSVDVFQKEGDIYNHTLTELIGYDTKTDSIFALGKSAQGDMFLGKGEFTSEKDWIMKDRDFTGKETMTVTFDFKNQTDVHLIGKDPQNLILWQTRYIKKNPKNKNIGIQLVSVHEQMQNNPKETLKHLDRMGFSYIETFVYKDRSFYGLSPLAFKSLVEENNLKFTGSMTFYDLPKNEDQAWKNAMQWWKNCIADHKQAGVEYLTISNNQIKDIKTLAELKKYTEYYNAIGKLCTERGITFAYHNHSDEFKTIENKVVYDYLLENTDPAYVGFQADLYWMHFSKVDPIDYFKKYKHRFISWHVKDYEELGQSGEMDFELYFKYAETAGLKYTIAEVEAFNYPVWYSINAAWNFLYFNIL comes from the coding sequence ATGAAATTTACGATTAGTATTTTTTTACTCTTCATTTTAATAGGAACAAATACTGTTTTTTCACAGATGCCCATTGCAGAACAAGCAGATAGGTTACAGCAATATTTAGGGTTCTGGGTCAGTTCTTTAGATCATACCACAGATAGCGTTGCCAGCATACCGCATATTAAAATGAACAACTATCCTACAATGGATCATACTGCCATGTCTGTAGATGTGTTTCAAAAGGAAGGAGATATCTACAACCATACGCTTACTGAACTTATTGGTTATGATACCAAGACCGATTCCATTTTTGCCTTGGGAAAAAGTGCACAGGGCGATATGTTTTTGGGTAAAGGCGAATTTACCAGTGAAAAAGATTGGATCATGAAAGATCGCGACTTTACGGGCAAAGAAACCATGACAGTTACTTTTGATTTTAAGAATCAGACCGATGTACATTTAATAGGCAAAGACCCACAGAACCTAATACTTTGGCAAACACGTTATATCAAGAAAAATCCAAAAAACAAGAATATTGGAATTCAGCTGGTTTCGGTTCATGAACAAATGCAGAACAACCCAAAAGAGACCTTAAAACATCTTGATAGAATGGGCTTTAGTTATATTGAAACCTTTGTATATAAAGACCGCTCTTTCTATGGACTATCTCCCTTAGCTTTTAAAAGTTTGGTGGAAGAAAACAACTTGAAGTTTACCGGGTCCATGACCTTTTACGACCTGCCCAAAAACGAAGATCAAGCTTGGAAAAACGCCATGCAATGGTGGAAAAATTGTATAGCTGATCATAAACAGGCAGGTGTTGAATACCTAACCATATCAAACAATCAAATTAAAGACATTAAAACCCTAGCAGAATTAAAAAAGTATACCGAGTACTATAATGCTATTGGTAAGCTGTGCACAGAAAGAGGAATAACGTTTGCCTACCACAATCACTCCGATGAATTTAAAACAATAGAAAACAAGGTTGTTTATGATTATTTGTTGGAAAACACCGATCCGGCATATGTTGGTTTTCAAGCAGACCTGTATTGGATGCATTTTTCTAAAGTTGACCCCATTGACTATTTCAAAAAATACAAGCACCGTTTTATAAGCTGGCATGTAAAAGATTATGAGGAATTAGGACAGAGTGGTGAAATGGATTTTGAACTATACTTTAAATACGCGGAAACAGCCGGACTTAAATATACCATAGCGGAAGTTGAAGCTTTCAATTACCCAGTGTGGTATAGCATTAATGCCGCCTGGAACTTTCTTTATTTCAACATTTTATAA
- a CDS encoding TonB-dependent receptor, protein MIKKQKQQVCIRQLKRMAVLMLLFAGIQLHAQENYTISGKITDIDNGETLFGASVFLEGTSIGVVTNEYGFYSLTAPEGSYRLLITYMGYGDVKQDVNLNRNQNFNFEISEVSTKLDEVEVTAEESEIAVLRKPEMSVLKMNIETVKQMPVVLGEVDILKSLQMLPGVTNNGEGTGGFHVRGGAGDQNLVLLDEAIIYNTSHMFGFFSVFNADAIKDVKLYKGGIPARYGGRVSSVLDVRQKDGNSKRFAATGGIGIISSRLALEAPLFKEKGSFLIAGRRSYADLLLKAAGEDNSVSFYDLNLKTNYKINTNNRLFLSGYFGRDAFELGENFSSSYGNSTANLRWNHIFNDKLFSNLSAIYSKYDYELGITSAEFDWVSSITNYNLKYDLKYYFSDAFKLDFGASGIRYEFDPGEIIPTTETSSVNPLVLDKKRALETGVYVNAEHKLTEKLTAQYGLRYSAFSRLGGQPMTEYANNQPVVYNEDLGIYERGEAIGETVYEKGDAIKTFGNLEPRASLAYTINDNSSLKAGFSRVAQYIHLLSNTSSATPLDVWTPSGQYIDPQLSNQYALGYFRNFKNKAYSMEAEIYYKNTDNRIDYIDGSDLIGQNTIETEILKGESRAYGLELLFRKNEGKFTGWISYTLSKSEQRTPGGNAGGLGINDGNWYNTPYDRTHDVSISGSYRLNDKWSFGTNLVFQTGRPVTYPNGQYEYEGVSIASYSDRNSDRLPAYHRLDLSVNYKPNRKPNAKLKGEWVLGIYNAYNRKNAASVSFGQNIETGANEATRTAIFGIVPSITYNFKF, encoded by the coding sequence ATGATTAAAAAACAAAAACAACAAGTGTGCATAAGGCAGCTAAAACGTATGGCAGTGCTTATGTTACTATTTGCAGGAATTCAATTACATGCCCAAGAAAATTATACCATAAGTGGTAAAATTACCGACATTGACAACGGAGAAACTCTTTTTGGGGCATCTGTTTTTTTGGAGGGTACCAGTATTGGGGTGGTTACCAATGAATACGGATTTTATTCGTTGACCGCACCAGAAGGATCTTATCGTTTACTCATTACCTACATGGGATATGGTGATGTTAAGCAAGATGTAAACCTGAACAGAAACCAAAACTTCAATTTTGAAATTTCTGAAGTTTCTACCAAGTTAGATGAAGTAGAGGTAACAGCAGAGGAATCTGAAATTGCCGTATTACGGAAACCGGAAATGAGCGTCCTCAAAATGAACATTGAAACGGTTAAGCAAATGCCCGTGGTTCTGGGTGAAGTGGATATTTTAAAATCGTTACAAATGCTACCGGGGGTAACCAATAACGGTGAAGGTACCGGCGGTTTTCACGTACGTGGTGGTGCGGGCGACCAAAACCTGGTGTTGTTGGATGAAGCTATCATTTACAATACTTCTCACATGTTCGGTTTTTTCTCGGTCTTCAATGCAGATGCCATTAAAGATGTAAAACTGTACAAGGGCGGTATACCGGCAAGGTATGGTGGGCGTGTTTCCTCAGTGTTAGATGTTAGGCAGAAAGACGGTAACAGTAAACGGTTTGCTGCAACGGGCGGCATAGGTATCATATCTAGCCGTTTGGCACTAGAAGCGCCTTTGTTTAAAGAAAAAGGTTCTTTTTTAATTGCTGGTCGTCGTTCTTATGCCGATTTGTTATTAAAAGCTGCGGGGGAAGATAATAGCGTAAGTTTTTACGATTTAAACTTAAAAACGAATTATAAGATCAATACGAACAACCGACTTTTTCTTTCTGGTTATTTTGGACGCGATGCTTTTGAGCTGGGAGAAAACTTTAGTAGTTCTTATGGGAATTCAACTGCTAATCTGCGTTGGAACCACATTTTTAACGATAAACTTTTTTCTAACCTGTCCGCTATTTATAGTAAGTATGACTATGAGCTGGGTATTACCTCTGCGGAGTTCGATTGGGTGTCGTCCATTACCAATTACAATCTAAAATATGACTTAAAGTATTACTTCAGTGATGCTTTTAAACTAGATTTTGGGGCAAGCGGTATACGTTATGAGTTTGATCCCGGTGAAATTATTCCTACGACCGAAACGTCATCTGTCAATCCATTAGTATTGGATAAGAAAAGGGCGTTGGAAACTGGAGTGTATGTAAATGCGGAACATAAATTAACGGAGAAGCTGACTGCACAATACGGTTTGCGCTACAGTGCATTTTCTAGACTTGGGGGGCAGCCCATGACGGAATATGCCAATAATCAACCAGTAGTCTATAATGAGGATCTAGGTATTTATGAACGTGGTGAAGCCATTGGCGAAACGGTCTACGAAAAGGGAGATGCCATTAAGACCTTTGGTAATTTGGAGCCTAGGGCGTCATTGGCATATACCATAAATGATAACTCTTCTTTAAAGGCTGGCTTTTCTAGGGTGGCACAATACATACATCTATTATCCAACACTTCTTCTGCTACGCCATTAGATGTTTGGACACCAAGCGGTCAGTATATAGACCCGCAATTATCCAATCAGTATGCCTTGGGCTACTTCCGTAATTTTAAGAACAAGGCGTATTCCATGGAGGCTGAGATCTATTATAAGAATACCGATAATAGAATCGATTATATAGATGGTTCTGATCTTATTGGACAGAATACCATTGAAACCGAAATATTGAAAGGGGAGTCCAGGGCATACGGACTAGAGCTTTTATTCCGTAAGAACGAGGGTAAATTTACGGGGTGGATCTCCTATACGCTATCCAAGTCAGAGCAGCGAACTCCCGGTGGTAATGCCGGTGGTTTGGGTATTAATGACGGTAATTGGTACAACACACCTTATGATAGAACGCATGATGTCTCTATATCCGGGTCATATCGATTAAACGATAAATGGAGTTTTGGTACCAATTTGGTCTTTCAAACGGGTAGGCCAGTTACGTATCCTAATGGTCAATATGAGTATGAAGGCGTTTCCATTGCTAGTTATTCCGATAGAAATTCCGATCGCCTACCTGCGTATCATCGTTTAGATCTGTCGGTCAATTATAAGCCCAACAGAAAGCCAAATGCCAAATTAAAGGGGGAGTGGGTACTTGGTATTTATAACGCCTATAACCGCAAGAATGCTGCTTCGGTATCCTTTGGGCAGAATATAGAAACAGGAGCAAATGAGGCTACTAGAACCGCCATATTCGGAATTGTACCATCCATTACCTATAACTTTAAATTTTAA
- the hisIE gene encoding bifunctional phosphoribosyl-AMP cyclohydrolase/phosphoribosyl-ATP diphosphatase HisIE, translating to MEFKTPDWNKTNDGLIPAIIQDARTKNVLMLGYMNAEALSKTTETGKVTFFSRTKNRLWTKGEESGNFLNLVSIKNDCDQDSLLISVNPIGPTCHTGTDTCWKESNDSNFGFFSELESTIEQRRTNADGEKSYVASLFAKGINKVAQKVGEEAVETVIEAMDNNDELFLYESADLLFHYLMLLQAKGFTLKDIEAELMKRKK from the coding sequence ATGGAGTTTAAAACACCGGATTGGAATAAAACAAATGACGGATTAATACCTGCAATCATACAAGATGCACGTACTAAAAACGTATTAATGTTGGGCTACATGAATGCTGAAGCCCTTAGTAAGACCACCGAAACGGGTAAGGTTACTTTCTTTAGTAGAACTAAAAACCGATTATGGACCAAAGGTGAGGAAAGTGGTAATTTTCTAAATTTGGTATCCATTAAAAATGATTGCGATCAAGATTCTTTATTAATTTCGGTAAACCCTATAGGTCCTACATGCCACACAGGTACCGATACTTGTTGGAAAGAAAGCAATGATTCAAACTTTGGGTTCTTCTCTGAATTGGAATCAACTATTGAACAAAGGCGCACGAATGCTGATGGAGAAAAATCATATGTAGCTTCCTTATTTGCAAAAGGCATTAATAAAGTAGCCCAGAAAGTGGGAGAGGAGGCCGTTGAAACTGTAATTGAGGCCATGGATAATAATGATGAGCTTTTCTTGTACGAAAGTGCCGATCTATTGTTTCATTATCTAATGCTCTTACAAGCAAAAGGTTTTACACTAAAAGATATTGAGGCTGAATTGATGAAACGTAAAAAATAA
- a CDS encoding GNAT family N-acetyltransferase produces MTIKIIEISAADTLPIRHLVMWPNQPLDYVKLPKDHEGLHYGLFIDHKLISVISLFIDGDEGQFRKFATLENYQGKGYGSLLLEEIMHFANTKKLTKIWCNARQNKSTFYAKFQMHKTNKTYVKGGIDFVIMERTFEYE; encoded by the coding sequence ATGACCATAAAAATAATTGAGATTTCTGCCGCAGACACACTACCTATAAGACATTTGGTTATGTGGCCAAATCAACCATTGGACTACGTAAAGCTTCCAAAAGACCATGAAGGTCTGCATTACGGACTATTTATAGATCACAAACTTATATCAGTAATTTCTTTGTTTATTGATGGCGATGAAGGTCAATTTCGAAAATTTGCTACGTTAGAAAACTACCAAGGTAAAGGCTATGGAAGCTTGTTATTAGAAGAAATAATGCACTTTGCCAACACAAAAAAATTGACAAAGATTTGGTGTAATGCCAGACAGAACAAAAGCACCTTTTACGCCAAATTCCAAATGCACAAAACCAATAAAACCTATGTGAAAGGAGGAATAGATTTCGTAATCATGGAAAGAACTTTTGAATATGAGTAA
- a CDS encoding DUF4097 family beta strand repeat protein encodes MDILCKKLKLFALAMLVGFTALAQEKVSKDISKTYPFTNAGELHLENKYGNINIYGWVKNEVSITVNITVTDKKRENAQELLNRIKPVIRHSDKFISVNYEIADKNSGFFSNLFEKANPFDFDRSNVQIDYKVYVPQKVELEVINKFGDVFIEDWVGILMADVQHGDMWISDNLNKADVSMKYGKLRAKNVNYANIDITNGGLDMDHANTMRLNSSGSNIEIHQVESLEFYSNKDEVDIQEIGTLYGNLKFSKLRLHRLKKDIDVNLKISDLWVKNILSATSKISLEQESSEIHINVINFPHVFSATLEEGLVRLPKSFHDVDSKMLDKGKKLREIKAKYGKKGQGYISISGKKGVVLLKEI; translated from the coding sequence ATGGATATACTTTGTAAAAAGCTTAAGCTTTTCGCCTTGGCGATGCTGGTTGGTTTTACAGCCTTGGCACAAGAAAAGGTATCTAAGGATATCTCTAAAACCTACCCTTTTACCAATGCAGGAGAGCTTCATTTGGAAAATAAATACGGTAATATCAATATCTACGGATGGGTCAAGAATGAAGTCTCCATCACTGTTAATATTACGGTAACCGATAAGAAAAGGGAAAACGCCCAAGAGCTCTTGAATAGAATAAAACCTGTAATAAGACATAGCGATAAATTTATATCCGTTAACTATGAAATAGCGGATAAGAACTCCGGATTTTTCTCTAACCTTTTTGAAAAAGCCAATCCGTTCGATTTTGACCGAAGCAATGTGCAAATTGATTATAAGGTTTACGTGCCCCAAAAAGTTGAACTAGAGGTCATCAATAAATTTGGCGATGTTTTTATTGAGGATTGGGTAGGTATATTAATGGCAGATGTACAGCATGGAGATATGTGGATAAGCGATAATTTAAACAAAGCGGATGTAAGTATGAAATATGGAAAGCTTAGGGCAAAAAATGTCAATTATGCCAATATAGATATTACCAATGGCGGTTTGGATATGGACCATGCGAATACCATGAGACTTAATAGCAGCGGCAGCAACATAGAAATACACCAAGTAGAATCCCTTGAATTTTACTCTAATAAAGATGAAGTTGATATACAGGAGATAGGTACTCTTTACGGCAATCTTAAATTTAGTAAACTACGCTTACATCGCCTTAAAAAGGATATTGATGTGAACTTAAAAATTTCAGATTTATGGGTAAAGAATATCCTTTCTGCAACGTCTAAAATAAGCTTGGAGCAAGAATCATCTGAAATACACATCAATGTTATTAACTTTCCACATGTCTTCTCTGCAACTTTAGAAGAAGGTTTGGTCAGATTGCCAAAATCATTTCATGACGTAGATTCCAAAATGTTGGATAAGGGCAAAAAGTTACGTGAAATAAAGGCGAAATATGGTAAAAAAGGACAAGGATATATTTCTATTTCAGGTAAAAAAGGGGTTGTTCTATTAAAAGAAATTTAA